One Etheostoma cragini isolate CJK2018 chromosome 6, CSU_Ecrag_1.0, whole genome shotgun sequence DNA window includes the following coding sequences:
- the znf526 gene encoding zinc finger protein 574 isoform X2: MAEQQEEAEGVYVEHQYMCSECHQLFNTLEDVLIHQQIHTGQEGEGEGEAMAIQDAQEMGQTQQYQCLECGALLMNPEELLQHQEMHMREAGMEVEHQELCEVLETEERSEGQMSGPVQYQCLDCLALFDSPETWLEHRRTHSRSSTHSNTETMLEYVLQPDGTITPLNNMQNYVLSEQQAGEILAQVLQQQQQQQQQQQQQQKKRQSVSKSAAPSRSALLPPVTATPGSATMHLQILTAQALADNSTTPNQRRSKLPPLLPAVGRGSSRKLGVLENGGKRLELRLAPRIQDDTQQQQQPTEMVLSHPYECSECSLLFQTPEDFLQHQGEHFLAQDKESGEPGVMSGFEEVRGRDETTEKVEDIRIRVAEKKAAAWAKPQQCELCSRTFTSVNRLAAHKRVHEQGTHECPECGKVFKKATSLQTHMRTHSGVARYLCVDCGNGFTTEMTLIMHRKSHTADPLHKCQFCNKTFTNMTKYLYHRRTHLNRDPSGTPVSVSMVSAPRRASLSALAILQRAREKNSLTDETKINLLAPLTEDEMEKFGEDPIQSCQTRMEGGEVEKQGEETNMEVSAPLLGNTNGPQQVEDATKSGIAPNPAPLEDTGVGVTAGAAPSEKGPFSCRSCSKTFTSQLQLVHHRRKTHVTERSFMCGICGKSFKKQIHVRNHIRIHTGERPFQCSDCGKTFSALANLMRHNLIHSGVRPYRCDVCHRSFSQSSNLRQHSLLHSSAATLCCPDCPATFRWPIKLAAHRYTQHPGAPAPFPCSHCEAGFLTRRQRDSHCLEQHPTLVQAGTGTKEGKETNDQAELTSEPSTSTTVETESGDSTSLVRWGLDCNVCGKKLNSPANLRLHRLSHFALGPGRSRCATGKRPKAHQCPICGKLFVSSSGVVLHQRVHTGERPFPCQVCGKRFRQNTHLREHLRTHSGERPFRCEVCGKGFVQSMHLAEHRRTHTGERPHVCLQCGKAFKTFSNLRNHKKTHTRQQRLDEVASAQAAMETSSAVAVVDASAVELANGQPQLIQIQASDLPQTQGTPTIMCNEFGETIAIIQTSEGEALPLEQALEIYHTALENGLTMDGLQIL, translated from the exons ATGGCTGAGCAGCAGGAAGAGGCGGAGGGTGTGTATGTGGAGCACCAATATATGTGCAGTGAGTGCCACCAGCTTTTCAACACCCTTGAGGATGTGCTGATCCACCAGCAGATCCACACTGGccaagagggagaaggagaaggagaggcaATGGCCATCCAGGATGCCCAAGAGATGGGGCAAACCCAGCAGTACCAGTGTCTGGAATGTGGGGCTCTCCTCATGAACCCAGAGGAACTGCTGCAGCACCAGGAGATGCACATGAGAGAGGCAGGGATGGAGGTGGAGCATCAAG AGCTGTGTGAGGTTTTGGAGACAGAGGAACGGTCAGAGGGCCAGATGTCGGGACCTGTTCAGTACCAGTGTCTTGACTGTTTGGCTCTGTTTGACTCACCTGAGACCTGGCTGGAGCACCGGCGGACCCACAGCAGGAGcagcacacacagcaacacagagaCCATGTTG GAATATGTGCTGCAGCCTGATGGCACCATCACTCCACTGAACAATATGCAGAACTACGTGCTAAGTGAGCAGCAGGCTGGGGAGATCCTGGCACaggtactt cagcagcagcagcagcagcagcagcagcaacaacaacaacagaagaaacGTCAATCTGTTTCAAAATCTGCTGCACCCTCCCGTTCCGCCCTGCTACCTCCAGTGACAGCGACCCCCGGCTCTGCCACAATGCACCTGCAGATTCTCACAGCTCAAGCTCTGGCAGACAACTCCACCACCCCCAATCAGCGCCGCTCCAAGCTGCCCCCTCTGTTGCCCGCTGTGGGCCGAGGCTCTTCAAGAAAGTTGGGGGTCCTGGAGAACGGGGGGAAGAGACTGGAGTTAAGGTTGGCCCCCAGGATCCAGGATGacacccagcagcagcagcagccaacaGAGATGGTGCTCAGCCACCCTTATGAGTGCTCAGAATGCTCCCTTCTCTTCCAGACCCCAGAGGACTTCCTCCAACACCAGGGAGAGCACTTCCTGGCTCAGGACAAAGAGAGTGGAGAGCCAGGCGTCATGAGTGGCTTCGAGGAGGTTCGAGGGAGGGACGAGACTACAGAGAAAGTAGAGGATATTAGGATTAGAGTAGCAGAGAAGAAAGCAGCAGCCTGGGCCAAGCCCCAACAATGTGAGCTGTGCAGCCGCACCTTTACCTCCGTCAACCGGCTGGCTGCTCACAAACGTGTGCATGAGCAGGGCACGCATGAATGTCCAGAGTGTGGCAAGGTGTTCAAGAAGGCAACGtcactgcagacacacatgcgcacacactcGGGCGTGGCCAGGTACTTGTGTGTGGATTGTGGCAATGGCTTCACCACTGAGATGACTCTCATCATGCACAG GAAGTCCCACACTGCAGATCCCCTACACAAGTGTCAGTTCTGCAACAAAACCTTCACCAACATGACCAAGTACCTCTACCACCGTAGAACCCACCTCAACCGGGATCCATCCGGCacacctgtctctgtctccatg GTCTCAGCTCCAAGAAGAGCATCTCTCTCTGCTCTTGCCATTCtacagagagcaagagagaagaaTAGTCTCACAGATGAGACCAAGATCAACCTCCTGGCCCCTCTCACAGAGGATGAGATGGAAAAATTTGGAGAAGATCCAATCCAAAGTTGTCAGACCAGAATGGAAGGAGGTGAAGTGGAGAAGCAGGGGGAGGAAACCAACATGGAGGTGTCTGCCCCACTTTTAGGCAACACAAATGGCCCCCAGCAGGTGGAGGATGCCACCAAGTCTGGCATAGCTCCAAACCCTGCTCCCCTGGAGGACACTGGTGTCGGGGTCACAGCTGGAGCTGCGCCATCGGAGAAAGGGCCTTTTTCTTGTCGTTCTTGCTCTAAGACCTTTACCTCCCAACTGCAGCTGGTTCACCACCGACGTAAGACCCATGTCACTGAGCGCAGCTTTATGTGTGGCATCTGCGGCAAGTCTTTTAAGAAGCAAATCCACGTTCGCAACCATATCCGCATTCACACCGGTGAGCGGCCCTTCCAGTGTTCTGACTGCGGCAAAACCTTCTCAGCTCTGGCAAATCTGATGAGGCACAATCTGATCCACTCTGGTGTGCGACCATACCGCTGCGATGTCTGCCACCGCTCGTTTTCTCAGTCGTCCAACCTCCGTCAGCACAGCCTGCTGCACTCCAGTGCTGCAACACTCTGCTGCCCAGACTGCCCTGCCACCTTTCGCTGGCCTATCAAGTTAGCAGCACATCGCTACACTCAACATCCAGGGGCTCCGGCCCCTTTCCCATGTTCTCACTGTGAGGCTGGCTTCCTGACCAGGAGGCAACGAGACAGCCACTGTCTGGAGCAGCACCCCACCCTGGTGCAGGCTGGTACAGGGACAAAAGAGGGCAAAGAGACAAACGACCAAGCAGAGTTGACCTCAGAGCCCTCCACCTCAACCACAGTAGAGACAGAATCGGGGGATTCAACCAGTCTTGTGCGGTGGGGTCTAGATTGTAATGTTTGTGGGAAGAAGCTCAATTCTCCTGCCAATCTGCGTCTTCACAGACTGAGCCACTTCGCCTTAGGCCCTGGGCGGTCGCGGTGTGCCACCGGAAAGCGCCCCAAAGCCCACCAGTGTCCTATCTGTGGCAAACTATTTGTGTCTTCCTCTGGAGTTGTACTACATCAGCGGGTCCACACTGGTGAGCGCCCGTTTCCTTGCCAAGTGTGCGGCAAACGCTTCCGTCAGAACACACACCTGCGAGAGCACCTGCGCACCCACTCGGGTGAACGGCCATTCCGCTGTGAAGTGTGCGGAAAGGGTTTTGTCCAGAGTATGCACCTGGCCGAACACCGTCGAACACACACGGGCGAACGGCCACATGTATGTCTGCAGTGCGGCAAAGCCTTCAAGACCTTCTCCAACCTGAGGAACCACAAAAAGACGCACACGAGGCAGCAGAGGCTGGATGAAGTGGCTTCCGCCCAAGCTGCCATGGAGACCAGCTCCGCCGTGGCAGTGGTGGACGCTTCGGCAGTGGAACTAGCTAATGGGCAGCCTCAGCTCATCCAGATCCAAGCCTCCGATCTTCCACAG acACAGGGCACTCCTACTATCATGTGCAATGAGTTTGGAGAGACCATAGCCATCATTCAGACCAGCGAGGGGGAAGCGCTGCCTCTGGAGCAGGCCTTGGAGATTTATCACACAGCTTTGGAGAACGGCCTTACTATGGACGGACTGCAGATCCTCTGA
- the znf526 gene encoding zinc finger protein 574 isoform X1 → MAEQQEEAEGVYVEHQYMCSECHQLFNTLEDVLIHQQIHTGQEGEGEGEAMAIQDAQEMGQTQQYQCLECGALLMNPEELLQHQEMHMREAGMEVEHQELCEVLETEERSEGQMSGPVQYQCLDCLALFDSPETWLEHRRTHSRSSTHSNTETMLEYVLQPDGTITPLNNMQNYVLSEQQAGEILAQVLAQQQQQQQQQQQQQQQKKRQSVSKSAAPSRSALLPPVTATPGSATMHLQILTAQALADNSTTPNQRRSKLPPLLPAVGRGSSRKLGVLENGGKRLELRLAPRIQDDTQQQQQPTEMVLSHPYECSECSLLFQTPEDFLQHQGEHFLAQDKESGEPGVMSGFEEVRGRDETTEKVEDIRIRVAEKKAAAWAKPQQCELCSRTFTSVNRLAAHKRVHEQGTHECPECGKVFKKATSLQTHMRTHSGVARYLCVDCGNGFTTEMTLIMHRKSHTADPLHKCQFCNKTFTNMTKYLYHRRTHLNRDPSGTPVSVSMVSAPRRASLSALAILQRAREKNSLTDETKINLLAPLTEDEMEKFGEDPIQSCQTRMEGGEVEKQGEETNMEVSAPLLGNTNGPQQVEDATKSGIAPNPAPLEDTGVGVTAGAAPSEKGPFSCRSCSKTFTSQLQLVHHRRKTHVTERSFMCGICGKSFKKQIHVRNHIRIHTGERPFQCSDCGKTFSALANLMRHNLIHSGVRPYRCDVCHRSFSQSSNLRQHSLLHSSAATLCCPDCPATFRWPIKLAAHRYTQHPGAPAPFPCSHCEAGFLTRRQRDSHCLEQHPTLVQAGTGTKEGKETNDQAELTSEPSTSTTVETESGDSTSLVRWGLDCNVCGKKLNSPANLRLHRLSHFALGPGRSRCATGKRPKAHQCPICGKLFVSSSGVVLHQRVHTGERPFPCQVCGKRFRQNTHLREHLRTHSGERPFRCEVCGKGFVQSMHLAEHRRTHTGERPHVCLQCGKAFKTFSNLRNHKKTHTRQQRLDEVASAQAAMETSSAVAVVDASAVELANGQPQLIQIQASDLPQTQGTPTIMCNEFGETIAIIQTSEGEALPLEQALEIYHTALENGLTMDGLQIL, encoded by the exons ATGGCTGAGCAGCAGGAAGAGGCGGAGGGTGTGTATGTGGAGCACCAATATATGTGCAGTGAGTGCCACCAGCTTTTCAACACCCTTGAGGATGTGCTGATCCACCAGCAGATCCACACTGGccaagagggagaaggagaaggagaggcaATGGCCATCCAGGATGCCCAAGAGATGGGGCAAACCCAGCAGTACCAGTGTCTGGAATGTGGGGCTCTCCTCATGAACCCAGAGGAACTGCTGCAGCACCAGGAGATGCACATGAGAGAGGCAGGGATGGAGGTGGAGCATCAAG AGCTGTGTGAGGTTTTGGAGACAGAGGAACGGTCAGAGGGCCAGATGTCGGGACCTGTTCAGTACCAGTGTCTTGACTGTTTGGCTCTGTTTGACTCACCTGAGACCTGGCTGGAGCACCGGCGGACCCACAGCAGGAGcagcacacacagcaacacagagaCCATGTTG GAATATGTGCTGCAGCCTGATGGCACCATCACTCCACTGAACAATATGCAGAACTACGTGCTAAGTGAGCAGCAGGCTGGGGAGATCCTGGCACag GTACTcgctcagcagcagcagcagcagcagcagcagcagcaacaacaacaacagaagaaacGTCAATCTGTTTCAAAATCTGCTGCACCCTCCCGTTCCGCCCTGCTACCTCCAGTGACAGCGACCCCCGGCTCTGCCACAATGCACCTGCAGATTCTCACAGCTCAAGCTCTGGCAGACAACTCCACCACCCCCAATCAGCGCCGCTCCAAGCTGCCCCCTCTGTTGCCCGCTGTGGGCCGAGGCTCTTCAAGAAAGTTGGGGGTCCTGGAGAACGGGGGGAAGAGACTGGAGTTAAGGTTGGCCCCCAGGATCCAGGATGacacccagcagcagcagcagccaacaGAGATGGTGCTCAGCCACCCTTATGAGTGCTCAGAATGCTCCCTTCTCTTCCAGACCCCAGAGGACTTCCTCCAACACCAGGGAGAGCACTTCCTGGCTCAGGACAAAGAGAGTGGAGAGCCAGGCGTCATGAGTGGCTTCGAGGAGGTTCGAGGGAGGGACGAGACTACAGAGAAAGTAGAGGATATTAGGATTAGAGTAGCAGAGAAGAAAGCAGCAGCCTGGGCCAAGCCCCAACAATGTGAGCTGTGCAGCCGCACCTTTACCTCCGTCAACCGGCTGGCTGCTCACAAACGTGTGCATGAGCAGGGCACGCATGAATGTCCAGAGTGTGGCAAGGTGTTCAAGAAGGCAACGtcactgcagacacacatgcgcacacactcGGGCGTGGCCAGGTACTTGTGTGTGGATTGTGGCAATGGCTTCACCACTGAGATGACTCTCATCATGCACAG GAAGTCCCACACTGCAGATCCCCTACACAAGTGTCAGTTCTGCAACAAAACCTTCACCAACATGACCAAGTACCTCTACCACCGTAGAACCCACCTCAACCGGGATCCATCCGGCacacctgtctctgtctccatg GTCTCAGCTCCAAGAAGAGCATCTCTCTCTGCTCTTGCCATTCtacagagagcaagagagaagaaTAGTCTCACAGATGAGACCAAGATCAACCTCCTGGCCCCTCTCACAGAGGATGAGATGGAAAAATTTGGAGAAGATCCAATCCAAAGTTGTCAGACCAGAATGGAAGGAGGTGAAGTGGAGAAGCAGGGGGAGGAAACCAACATGGAGGTGTCTGCCCCACTTTTAGGCAACACAAATGGCCCCCAGCAGGTGGAGGATGCCACCAAGTCTGGCATAGCTCCAAACCCTGCTCCCCTGGAGGACACTGGTGTCGGGGTCACAGCTGGAGCTGCGCCATCGGAGAAAGGGCCTTTTTCTTGTCGTTCTTGCTCTAAGACCTTTACCTCCCAACTGCAGCTGGTTCACCACCGACGTAAGACCCATGTCACTGAGCGCAGCTTTATGTGTGGCATCTGCGGCAAGTCTTTTAAGAAGCAAATCCACGTTCGCAACCATATCCGCATTCACACCGGTGAGCGGCCCTTCCAGTGTTCTGACTGCGGCAAAACCTTCTCAGCTCTGGCAAATCTGATGAGGCACAATCTGATCCACTCTGGTGTGCGACCATACCGCTGCGATGTCTGCCACCGCTCGTTTTCTCAGTCGTCCAACCTCCGTCAGCACAGCCTGCTGCACTCCAGTGCTGCAACACTCTGCTGCCCAGACTGCCCTGCCACCTTTCGCTGGCCTATCAAGTTAGCAGCACATCGCTACACTCAACATCCAGGGGCTCCGGCCCCTTTCCCATGTTCTCACTGTGAGGCTGGCTTCCTGACCAGGAGGCAACGAGACAGCCACTGTCTGGAGCAGCACCCCACCCTGGTGCAGGCTGGTACAGGGACAAAAGAGGGCAAAGAGACAAACGACCAAGCAGAGTTGACCTCAGAGCCCTCCACCTCAACCACAGTAGAGACAGAATCGGGGGATTCAACCAGTCTTGTGCGGTGGGGTCTAGATTGTAATGTTTGTGGGAAGAAGCTCAATTCTCCTGCCAATCTGCGTCTTCACAGACTGAGCCACTTCGCCTTAGGCCCTGGGCGGTCGCGGTGTGCCACCGGAAAGCGCCCCAAAGCCCACCAGTGTCCTATCTGTGGCAAACTATTTGTGTCTTCCTCTGGAGTTGTACTACATCAGCGGGTCCACACTGGTGAGCGCCCGTTTCCTTGCCAAGTGTGCGGCAAACGCTTCCGTCAGAACACACACCTGCGAGAGCACCTGCGCACCCACTCGGGTGAACGGCCATTCCGCTGTGAAGTGTGCGGAAAGGGTTTTGTCCAGAGTATGCACCTGGCCGAACACCGTCGAACACACACGGGCGAACGGCCACATGTATGTCTGCAGTGCGGCAAAGCCTTCAAGACCTTCTCCAACCTGAGGAACCACAAAAAGACGCACACGAGGCAGCAGAGGCTGGATGAAGTGGCTTCCGCCCAAGCTGCCATGGAGACCAGCTCCGCCGTGGCAGTGGTGGACGCTTCGGCAGTGGAACTAGCTAATGGGCAGCCTCAGCTCATCCAGATCCAAGCCTCCGATCTTCCACAG acACAGGGCACTCCTACTATCATGTGCAATGAGTTTGGAGAGACCATAGCCATCATTCAGACCAGCGAGGGGGAAGCGCTGCCTCTGGAGCAGGCCTTGGAGATTTATCACACAGCTTTGGAGAACGGCCTTACTATGGACGGACTGCAGATCCTCTGA
- the znf526 gene encoding zinc finger protein 574 isoform X3, translated as MAEQQEEAEGVYVEHQYMCSECHQLFNTLEDVLIHQQIHTGQEGEGEGEAMAIQDAQEMGQTQQYQCLECGALLMNPEELLQHQEMHMREAGMEVEHQELCEVLETEERSEGQMSGPVQYQCLDCLALFDSPETWLEHRRTHSRSSTHSNTETMLEYVLQPDGTITPLNNMQNYVLSEQQAGEILAQVLQQQQQQQQQQQQQKKRQSVSKSAAPSRSALLPPVTATPGSATMHLQILTAQALADNSTTPNQRRSKLPPLLPAVGRGSSRKLGVLENGGKRLELRLAPRIQDDTQQQQQPTEMVLSHPYECSECSLLFQTPEDFLQHQGEHFLAQDKESGEPGVMSGFEEVRGRDETTEKVEDIRIRVAEKKAAAWAKPQQCELCSRTFTSVNRLAAHKRVHEQGTHECPECGKVFKKATSLQTHMRTHSGVARYLCVDCGNGFTTEMTLIMHRKSHTADPLHKCQFCNKTFTNMTKYLYHRRTHLNRDPSGTPVSVSMVSAPRRASLSALAILQRAREKNSLTDETKINLLAPLTEDEMEKFGEDPIQSCQTRMEGGEVEKQGEETNMEVSAPLLGNTNGPQQVEDATKSGIAPNPAPLEDTGVGVTAGAAPSEKGPFSCRSCSKTFTSQLQLVHHRRKTHVTERSFMCGICGKSFKKQIHVRNHIRIHTGERPFQCSDCGKTFSALANLMRHNLIHSGVRPYRCDVCHRSFSQSSNLRQHSLLHSSAATLCCPDCPATFRWPIKLAAHRYTQHPGAPAPFPCSHCEAGFLTRRQRDSHCLEQHPTLVQAGTGTKEGKETNDQAELTSEPSTSTTVETESGDSTSLVRWGLDCNVCGKKLNSPANLRLHRLSHFALGPGRSRCATGKRPKAHQCPICGKLFVSSSGVVLHQRVHTGERPFPCQVCGKRFRQNTHLREHLRTHSGERPFRCEVCGKGFVQSMHLAEHRRTHTGERPHVCLQCGKAFKTFSNLRNHKKTHTRQQRLDEVASAQAAMETSSAVAVVDASAVELANGQPQLIQIQASDLPQTQGTPTIMCNEFGETIAIIQTSEGEALPLEQALEIYHTALENGLTMDGLQIL; from the exons ATGGCTGAGCAGCAGGAAGAGGCGGAGGGTGTGTATGTGGAGCACCAATATATGTGCAGTGAGTGCCACCAGCTTTTCAACACCCTTGAGGATGTGCTGATCCACCAGCAGATCCACACTGGccaagagggagaaggagaaggagaggcaATGGCCATCCAGGATGCCCAAGAGATGGGGCAAACCCAGCAGTACCAGTGTCTGGAATGTGGGGCTCTCCTCATGAACCCAGAGGAACTGCTGCAGCACCAGGAGATGCACATGAGAGAGGCAGGGATGGAGGTGGAGCATCAAG AGCTGTGTGAGGTTTTGGAGACAGAGGAACGGTCAGAGGGCCAGATGTCGGGACCTGTTCAGTACCAGTGTCTTGACTGTTTGGCTCTGTTTGACTCACCTGAGACCTGGCTGGAGCACCGGCGGACCCACAGCAGGAGcagcacacacagcaacacagagaCCATGTTG GAATATGTGCTGCAGCCTGATGGCACCATCACTCCACTGAACAATATGCAGAACTACGTGCTAAGTGAGCAGCAGGCTGGGGAGATCCTGGCACaggtactt cagcagcagcagcagcagcagcagcaacaacaacaacagaagaaacGTCAATCTGTTTCAAAATCTGCTGCACCCTCCCGTTCCGCCCTGCTACCTCCAGTGACAGCGACCCCCGGCTCTGCCACAATGCACCTGCAGATTCTCACAGCTCAAGCTCTGGCAGACAACTCCACCACCCCCAATCAGCGCCGCTCCAAGCTGCCCCCTCTGTTGCCCGCTGTGGGCCGAGGCTCTTCAAGAAAGTTGGGGGTCCTGGAGAACGGGGGGAAGAGACTGGAGTTAAGGTTGGCCCCCAGGATCCAGGATGacacccagcagcagcagcagccaacaGAGATGGTGCTCAGCCACCCTTATGAGTGCTCAGAATGCTCCCTTCTCTTCCAGACCCCAGAGGACTTCCTCCAACACCAGGGAGAGCACTTCCTGGCTCAGGACAAAGAGAGTGGAGAGCCAGGCGTCATGAGTGGCTTCGAGGAGGTTCGAGGGAGGGACGAGACTACAGAGAAAGTAGAGGATATTAGGATTAGAGTAGCAGAGAAGAAAGCAGCAGCCTGGGCCAAGCCCCAACAATGTGAGCTGTGCAGCCGCACCTTTACCTCCGTCAACCGGCTGGCTGCTCACAAACGTGTGCATGAGCAGGGCACGCATGAATGTCCAGAGTGTGGCAAGGTGTTCAAGAAGGCAACGtcactgcagacacacatgcgcacacactcGGGCGTGGCCAGGTACTTGTGTGTGGATTGTGGCAATGGCTTCACCACTGAGATGACTCTCATCATGCACAG GAAGTCCCACACTGCAGATCCCCTACACAAGTGTCAGTTCTGCAACAAAACCTTCACCAACATGACCAAGTACCTCTACCACCGTAGAACCCACCTCAACCGGGATCCATCCGGCacacctgtctctgtctccatg GTCTCAGCTCCAAGAAGAGCATCTCTCTCTGCTCTTGCCATTCtacagagagcaagagagaagaaTAGTCTCACAGATGAGACCAAGATCAACCTCCTGGCCCCTCTCACAGAGGATGAGATGGAAAAATTTGGAGAAGATCCAATCCAAAGTTGTCAGACCAGAATGGAAGGAGGTGAAGTGGAGAAGCAGGGGGAGGAAACCAACATGGAGGTGTCTGCCCCACTTTTAGGCAACACAAATGGCCCCCAGCAGGTGGAGGATGCCACCAAGTCTGGCATAGCTCCAAACCCTGCTCCCCTGGAGGACACTGGTGTCGGGGTCACAGCTGGAGCTGCGCCATCGGAGAAAGGGCCTTTTTCTTGTCGTTCTTGCTCTAAGACCTTTACCTCCCAACTGCAGCTGGTTCACCACCGACGTAAGACCCATGTCACTGAGCGCAGCTTTATGTGTGGCATCTGCGGCAAGTCTTTTAAGAAGCAAATCCACGTTCGCAACCATATCCGCATTCACACCGGTGAGCGGCCCTTCCAGTGTTCTGACTGCGGCAAAACCTTCTCAGCTCTGGCAAATCTGATGAGGCACAATCTGATCCACTCTGGTGTGCGACCATACCGCTGCGATGTCTGCCACCGCTCGTTTTCTCAGTCGTCCAACCTCCGTCAGCACAGCCTGCTGCACTCCAGTGCTGCAACACTCTGCTGCCCAGACTGCCCTGCCACCTTTCGCTGGCCTATCAAGTTAGCAGCACATCGCTACACTCAACATCCAGGGGCTCCGGCCCCTTTCCCATGTTCTCACTGTGAGGCTGGCTTCCTGACCAGGAGGCAACGAGACAGCCACTGTCTGGAGCAGCACCCCACCCTGGTGCAGGCTGGTACAGGGACAAAAGAGGGCAAAGAGACAAACGACCAAGCAGAGTTGACCTCAGAGCCCTCCACCTCAACCACAGTAGAGACAGAATCGGGGGATTCAACCAGTCTTGTGCGGTGGGGTCTAGATTGTAATGTTTGTGGGAAGAAGCTCAATTCTCCTGCCAATCTGCGTCTTCACAGACTGAGCCACTTCGCCTTAGGCCCTGGGCGGTCGCGGTGTGCCACCGGAAAGCGCCCCAAAGCCCACCAGTGTCCTATCTGTGGCAAACTATTTGTGTCTTCCTCTGGAGTTGTACTACATCAGCGGGTCCACACTGGTGAGCGCCCGTTTCCTTGCCAAGTGTGCGGCAAACGCTTCCGTCAGAACACACACCTGCGAGAGCACCTGCGCACCCACTCGGGTGAACGGCCATTCCGCTGTGAAGTGTGCGGAAAGGGTTTTGTCCAGAGTATGCACCTGGCCGAACACCGTCGAACACACACGGGCGAACGGCCACATGTATGTCTGCAGTGCGGCAAAGCCTTCAAGACCTTCTCCAACCTGAGGAACCACAAAAAGACGCACACGAGGCAGCAGAGGCTGGATGAAGTGGCTTCCGCCCAAGCTGCCATGGAGACCAGCTCCGCCGTGGCAGTGGTGGACGCTTCGGCAGTGGAACTAGCTAATGGGCAGCCTCAGCTCATCCAGATCCAAGCCTCCGATCTTCCACAG acACAGGGCACTCCTACTATCATGTGCAATGAGTTTGGAGAGACCATAGCCATCATTCAGACCAGCGAGGGGGAAGCGCTGCCTCTGGAGCAGGCCTTGGAGATTTATCACACAGCTTTGGAGAACGGCCTTACTATGGACGGACTGCAGATCCTCTGA